GTCCTCGTGGGGACCGAGCACTCCCTAGCCAAGGTCGCTGACAGCGGTGCTGATGCTGTGGCTAAGCTCGCGAGCTCCGGCAAGATCGCACTTATTCATTAACTCTGGCATTGTGTCAATGGCCTCAGCAGAGAGGCTGTATCGTCAAGCGCGCGGGCGCCTAGCTCCCATCGATGAGGCCGGCCCCCGCCAAGATCGTCGCTCCTAGGCGTGGACGAGGTCGTTCTCCATGGCGAACAACGCAGCACCGGCGCGGGAGTTGACCCCGATCTTTGTATAGATGTTCAGCACATGGCTGTGCACGGTGGCGTCGGAGATGAATAGCGTCCGCGCGATCTCCTTGTTGGTCCGCCCGCGGGCGACCTCCCGCAAGACGCCCACCTCCCGCTCAGTCAGGCCGCCCGGCCAGGCCGCCCGGGCCGTTGCCACCTTCTGACCGGCCGCCGCGATCGTGGCGCCCACTACCTCGCGATCGAGCCGGCCCGAGGCCGCCTCAGCCTCGAGTTCCTTCGCCGCCTCAGCAGGCGCCATCCGCGGACGGTATGGAGCCTCTTCGATCAACGCGTGATAGGTATCGGCAGCCGCCAGCACTCGAGCGGCCGCCGGCAGGTTGGCTGCCCGAAGCCCGCGATGGTAGCCAGAGCCATCGAGCCGCTCATGGTGTAGCCCGGCCAGTTGCCCGTACGGAGCAAGCAGAGCGGAATGCGACAGGATCCGCTCCGTGAAATACGGGTGCAGGCGCACCCGCTCGAACTCGCCGGGACTCAGCCGGTCCCGTTTCTCCCAGATCCCGTTGGGCACGCTGACCTGGCCCAGGTCATGCAAAAGCGCGGCGATCTTGAGCGTCGTCAGTAGCTCGCGATCCATTCCGAGCAATCCGCCCGCTCGTGCCGCCAGCTCAGCGACGGACTTGGAGTGACCCATCATCAGCGGCGACTTCAGGTCGGTAAAGTCGGCGAACGCAGCGGCAATCTCTTGCAGCCGAAATCTCGGCACACATCGTTGCGGCTCCGGTTCAGCGTCGAGCGCCGCGTCCCACAGGGACCCAGCCTCCATTGGCGCCAGAAGGTCGTCTGCATTAGTGACGAACATCCGCGCCAAATCCGGGTCAAGCTCTGTCCCGGCGCGCCGGCCTACAACCTCCGCGGCCGCCTGCCGTCCGGCGCGTCGATGAAAGAACTCTGCCACGTGGGCAACGTGGACGATTCGAGACGCCAGCGAAATCCCATCGCCGGCGGCACCGGCAAAGATCTTGCCGTCCCAGCGCGAGTACACCTCATAGAGTCCCGCGCAGACTCCCGACGTCATCCCGAGGCGGGCAGCCAGCCGTGAAGCCCCTTCGCAGGTTGATGCCTGCATCAGCTTCATGGTCGAATCGCCTTTGGTCATCAGGTTGAAGGTGGTCCGTGCTCGGGTGGCGGCACTCCTGTGCCGATTCAGGCTCGTGAGTGTCTTGCCCATGATCTGGAGTCTGTCCGCGTAGTCGGCGGCAAAGAAGGTGAAGAACAGGTCGATGTCCTCACCCTCGGCCAGTTGCGCGGCAAACACCGCCGCGCCCGTGCAGCCGATGTGATGCAGCAGCGACAGGTAATAGATGTCGGACAGGTCCTGGCCGGCCAACCCCTGCCGCCGCCCGATCCCCACCGCGATCAGCGCATTCCGGAGCGCGCTTTCCGTTGGCAGGTTGTGGGCCAGGTCGCTGGCTAGCGAGAGCGCAGCGAGAAGCTCCGCCAAGCGTAGATCAGTAGTGGCGCTGACCGACTCGGGTGCCGGCATGGTCCCCTCTTGGCCGCCATCATACCCCCGCCTCTGTCCGCGAAAAATCGACTGAACGGTGGATGTCGTGCCGGCCGCGCGCTACTAGGCTCGGCGCTGGAGGTGTCACATGGCTGTAGAAGTCGCAAACATACTGACCGAGTCGGACGTTCGCCGCATCGTCCATGACGAGGTAGCGGAGGCTTTCAAGAGGGACCCTGCCGCCAAGCGGGTCTGCCTGATTGCCTCGAAGGGCTCGCTCGACTGGACCTACCCTCCGCTGATCCTGGCCAGCGCCGCCGCCGCGGCCGGCATGGAGACCTCAATCTTCTTCACCTTCTACGGGCTCAATATCATCCGCCGGGACTTCCCCGAGAAGGTCAGAGTGTCACCAGTCGGCAACCCAGCCATGCCGATGCCTATCCCGATGGCCGACAGCTTCACCTCCCTTCCCGGGATGAAGGCGTTCGCCACGGCGCAGATGAAGGCGAAGTTCAAGAAATATGGTGTCGCCTCAATCCGCGAGCTCATCAGTGTCTGCCGCGACTCGGGAGTCCGGCTGATCGCCTGCACCATGACGATGGAGGTCTTCCGCCTCAAGCAAAGCGACTTCATCGACGGCGTCGAGTACGGAGGCGCCGGAGCATTCCTCTCCGAGGCCCGCCGCGCGCACGTCACCCTGTTCATCTAGGACGCAAGGACCATGGCCGAGTCAACCATCGAGCGCACGGCTGAGATCAGAGTAGACCGCTCCATCGACTGCCGCGGCCTCCTCTGCCCAATGCCCATCGTCAAGACCGGGATCGAGCTCAGAAGCCTCGCGCCTGGGCAGGTCCTCAAAGTCGTCACGACAGACCGCGGCGCCATCGCGGACATGCCGGCCTTCGTCGAGGACACCGGCAACTCCCTGCTGGAATGGCACCAGGACGGTCGCGACCTGGTCTTTTACATCCGCAAGGAGGCGCAGAGCGAATGATCTTCAAGCAGTTTCGCTATGAGCCCCTCGGTCAGGCCTCCTACCTGCTCGCCTGTAGCAAGACCCGCGAGGCCGCCGTGGTCGACCCGATCGCCGATAGCGGAGCCGACTTCTACACCCTGGAAGCCGCCGACCTCGGCGTCTCCATCACCGCCGTCATGGAGACCCACGTCCACGCGGACTTCGTGTCCTGCGCCCGTGAACTGGCCGACCTGACGGGCGCGCCGCATTACCTTCACGAGGCCGCCCCAGTCCGCTTTTCATTCGCGCCGCTGAGGCACGGCCAAATCCTGA
The nucleotide sequence above comes from Candidatus Dormiibacterota bacterium. Encoded proteins:
- a CDS encoding sulfurtransferase TusA family protein, with amino-acid sequence MAESTIERTAEIRVDRSIDCRGLLCPMPIVKTGIELRSLAPGQVLKVVTTDRGAIADMPAFVEDTGNSLLEWHQDGRDLVFYIRKEAQSE
- a CDS encoding DsrE/DsrF/DrsH-like family protein encodes the protein MAVEVANILTESDVRRIVHDEVAEAFKRDPAAKRVCLIASKGSLDWTYPPLILASAAAAAGMETSIFFTFYGLNIIRRDFPEKVRVSPVGNPAMPMPIPMADSFTSLPGMKAFATAQMKAKFKKYGVASIRELISVCRDSGVRLIACTMTMEVFRLKQSDFIDGVEYGGAGAFLSEARRAHVTLFI
- a CDS encoding HD domain-containing phosphohydrolase — translated: MAELLAALSLASDLAHNLPTESALRNALIAVGIGRRQGLAGQDLSDIYYLSLLHHIGCTGAAVFAAQLAEGEDIDLFFTFFAADYADRLQIMGKTLTSLNRHRSAATRARTTFNLMTKGDSTMKLMQASTCEGASRLAARLGMTSGVCAGLYEVYSRWDGKIFAGAAGDGISLASRIVHVAHVAEFFHRRAGRQAAAEVVGRRAGTELDPDLARMFVTNADDLLAPMEAGSLWDAALDAEPEPQRCVPRFRLQEIAAAFADFTDLKSPLMMGHSKSVAELAARAGGLLGMDRELLTTLKIAALLHDLGQVSVPNGIWEKRDRLSPGEFERVRLHPYFTERILSHSALLAPYGQLAGLHHERLDGSGYHRGLRAANLPAAARVLAAADTYHALIEEAPYRPRMAPAEAAKELEAEAASGRLDREVVGATIAAAGQKVATARAAWPGGLTEREVGVLREVARGRTNKEIARTLFISDATVHSHVLNIYTKIGVNSRAGAALFAMENDLVHA